In the genome of Desulforegula conservatrix Mb1Pa, one region contains:
- a CDS encoding HAMP domain-containing methyl-accepting chemotaxis protein, with the protein MFKNMKLGGKLAVGFGFCIFVIVVLSGITITQLNKLARLQDEGAKLAKDAVITMGAAGIGEETYSVVADAIINRNIAETEKNWAAIKEKNDKEFKDVEAIVDTPEERALLKKAEGDYAEMVKHFENDLMPLLKSNGDAKKISDVDGEIDPHKVAIHESMVAISQSIVKESEKGDQVFDTARSELTWLLIIFSIIGSLTAAGFAFFITGNIKNIINMLMSETKTLVEAAVNGRLATRADTEKINFEFRGIADGFNETLDAVIGPLNVSAEYVDRIAKGDIPPKITDMYKGDFNEIKNNLNLCIDAIIAMITDANMLTKAAVEGKLATRADATKHQGDFRRIIEGVNSTLDAVIGPLNVSAEYVDRISKGDIPPKITDNYSGDFKEIKNNINVLIDANIDITAAAEAIANGDLTIDIQKRSNQDKLMIALDTMLNRLTEIINEVQAAGNQVALGSDDLSSKSELISQGATEQAASAEEVSASMEQMTANIMQNAENSQQTERIATKAAEDALEGGSAVSETVKAMKDIASRISIIEEIARQTNMLALNAAIEAARADEHGKGFAVVAAEVRRLAERSQTAAGEINRLSSSSVQVAEKAGELLASIVPAIQKTADLVQEITAASNEQKSGADQINKAIQQLDQVIQQNAAGAEEMAATTYKLKSQAEQLKEAVGFFSTESTSGRKKHGQRGSKVIAQRLPQSRNILLPQGKGGGARNSGSGTSGSGIALDLTERGRQDDLDSEFEVY; encoded by the coding sequence ATGTTCAAAAATATGAAACTCGGAGGCAAACTGGCTGTTGGCTTTGGATTTTGCATCTTTGTAATAGTTGTTCTTAGTGGAATAACAATTACTCAGCTGAACAAACTGGCTCGTTTGCAGGATGAAGGAGCCAAGCTGGCCAAAGATGCCGTCATCACCATGGGGGCAGCCGGAATAGGAGAAGAAACCTATTCAGTAGTTGCCGACGCGATAATCAACCGAAATATTGCAGAAACAGAAAAAAACTGGGCCGCAATTAAAGAAAAAAACGACAAGGAATTCAAGGACGTCGAAGCAATAGTGGACACCCCGGAAGAAAGGGCTCTGCTGAAAAAGGCCGAGGGCGATTACGCAGAAATGGTAAAGCATTTCGAGAATGATCTTATGCCTCTGCTTAAATCAAATGGAGACGCTAAAAAAATATCGGATGTTGATGGAGAAATCGATCCACATAAAGTGGCCATCCATGAAAGCATGGTTGCCATATCCCAATCCATTGTAAAAGAATCGGAAAAAGGAGATCAGGTTTTTGATACGGCTCGTTCCGAGCTGACATGGCTTCTCATAATCTTTTCCATCATAGGCTCTCTGACAGCAGCTGGCTTTGCCTTTTTCATAACAGGCAACATCAAAAACATTATCAATATGCTTATGTCTGAAACCAAAACCCTTGTAGAAGCAGCTGTTAACGGCAGGCTTGCAACAAGGGCAGACACAGAAAAAATCAATTTTGAATTCAGAGGGATAGCAGATGGCTTTAATGAAACATTAGACGCTGTAATAGGGCCTCTCAATGTTTCAGCCGAATACGTGGACAGGATCGCCAAGGGTGATATTCCTCCGAAGATTACAGACATGTATAAAGGTGACTTCAACGAAATCAAAAACAACCTGAATCTCTGTATAGACGCCATAATAGCAATGATAACCGATGCCAATATGCTGACAAAGGCAGCGGTTGAAGGAAAACTAGCAACTCGAGCAGACGCCACCAAGCATCAGGGCGATTTCCGAAGAATCATTGAAGGCGTTAACAGCACCCTCGATGCAGTTATCGGGCCTCTCAATGTTTCAGCCGAATATGTTGATCGCATCAGCAAGGGCGATATTCCTCCAAAGATAACAGACAACTACAGCGGAGACTTCAAAGAAATAAAAAACAACATCAATGTTCTGATTGACGCAAATATCGATATCACAGCCGCTGCCGAAGCCATTGCAAACGGGGATCTGACCATCGACATACAAAAAAGATCCAACCAGGACAAACTTATGATTGCCCTGGATACAATGCTGAACAGGCTGACAGAAATAATAAATGAGGTTCAGGCCGCAGGGAATCAGGTCGCCCTTGGTTCTGATGACCTCAGCTCCAAATCAGAGCTGATATCCCAGGGAGCAACTGAACAGGCGGCTTCCGCAGAGGAAGTATCCGCATCCATGGAACAGATGACGGCAAACATCATGCAAAATGCCGAAAACTCCCAGCAGACAGAAAGAATAGCTACAAAAGCGGCTGAAGACGCCCTTGAGGGAGGATCTGCGGTTTCAGAAACAGTCAAGGCAATGAAGGATATTGCAAGCAGGATTTCCATAATCGAGGAAATAGCACGTCAGACAAACATGCTGGCCCTAAACGCAGCGATTGAAGCAGCTCGTGCAGACGAACACGGCAAGGGTTTTGCCGTGGTTGCTGCTGAAGTAAGAAGACTGGCGGAAAGAAGCCAGACTGCGGCAGGAGAGATAAACCGTCTGTCAAGCTCCAGTGTTCAGGTGGCTGAAAAAGCGGGCGAACTGCTTGCAAGCATTGTCCCTGCAATTCAGAAAACTGCTGATCTTGTTCAGGAAATAACAGCTGCGAGCAATGAGCAAAAATCAGGCGCTGATCAGATAAATAAAGCCATTCAACAGCTGGATCAGGTAATTCAGCAAAATGCGGCCGGAGCCGAAGAAATGGCAGCTACAACATATAAACTCAAATCCCAGGCAGAGCAGCTTAAAGAAGCGGTCGGTTTTTTCAGTACAGAAAGCACTTCAGGAAGAAAAAAACATGGCCAGCGTGGTTCTAAAGTAATTGCCCAAAGATTGCCTCAATCCAGAAACATCCTTCTTCCCCAGGGAAAAGGAGGCGGGGCAAGAAATTCAGGTTCCGGGACTTCAGGATCAGGGATTGCGCTTGATCTGACAGAAAGAGGCAGACAGGACGATCTTGATTCTGAATTTGAGGTTTATTAG
- a CDS encoding CheR family methyltransferase — MDYRDKYSGGDETTEFLEKKGIRTTLSDSDLKRLSEFIYTYSGIKMSPEKKSLLEGRLKKRIRHLKIKSYSDYCDYVFSNEGMKNEIIHMVDSITTNKTDFFREPKHFEYITKILLPEMIKNNSSPDLNLKIWCAACSSGEEPYTLAMVLSSFAEKRQGLDYAILASDISTNVLYKAIMGIYEEDKISPIPIFYKKKYLMRSKDSQKKQVRIIPGLREKILFKRINLMEQSLPVIKTMDIIFCRNAIIYFDRKTQEKVINNLCNHLRPGGYLFMGHSETLNGMRAPLENVGHTIYRKIL; from the coding sequence ATGGATTACAGAGATAAATATTCCGGAGGAGATGAAACGACTGAATTCCTGGAAAAAAAAGGCATCAGGACGACTCTTTCGGATTCGGATTTAAAACGGCTTTCTGAGTTTATATATACATATTCAGGGATAAAAATGTCTCCTGAAAAAAAGTCTCTGCTCGAAGGAAGGCTTAAAAAAAGGATCAGACATCTAAAAATAAAATCATACAGTGATTATTGCGATTATGTCTTCAGCAATGAAGGAATGAAGAATGAAATCATTCACATGGTCGATTCGATAACCACAAACAAGACAGATTTTTTCCGGGAGCCAAAGCATTTTGAATATATAACTAAAATCCTTTTGCCTGAAATGATCAAGAATAACAGCAGTCCTGATCTGAATCTTAAAATATGGTGTGCGGCTTGTTCTTCAGGCGAGGAGCCTTATACCCTGGCAATGGTCTTAAGCAGTTTTGCCGAAAAAAGACAGGGACTGGATTATGCGATTCTGGCTTCGGATATTTCCACAAATGTGCTTTATAAGGCTATCATGGGAATCTATGAAGAAGACAAAATATCTCCGATACCCATTTTTTACAAAAAAAAATATCTGATGCGAAGCAAGGATTCACAAAAAAAACAGGTTAGAATTATTCCGGGGCTCAGGGAAAAAATATTGTTCAAAAGAATAAATCTCATGGAGCAAAGTCTGCCTGTTATTAAAACAATGGACATTATTTTCTGCAGAAATGCCATTATATATTTTGACCGTAAGACTCAGGAAAAGGTCATAAATAATCTTTGCAATCATCTGAGGCCGGGCGGATATCTTTTCATGGGGCACTCGGAAACTCTAAACGGCATGAGGGCCCCTCTCGAAAATGTTGGGCACACGATATACAGAAAAATTCTTTAA